Genomic segment of Candidatus Binatia bacterium:
TGCGAAGACGCGCATCTACGTCAACCCGACCGGCCGCTTCGTCGTCGGCGGGCCGAAAGGCGACGCGGGTTTGACCGGGCGGAAGATTATCGCGGACACCTACGGCGGCATGTCGCGCCACGGCGGCGGAGCCTTCTCGGGAAAGGATCCGACGAAGGTGGATCGTTCCGGCGCATACGCCGCGCGCTGGGTCGCGAAGAACGTCGTGGCGGCAGGGCTCGCCGACCGGTGCGAGGTGCAGGTGGCCTACGCGATCGGCGTGGCCGAACCG
This window contains:
- a CDS encoding methionine adenosyltransferase domain-containing protein; amino-acid sequence: AKTRIYVNPTGRFVVGGPKGDAGLTGRKIIADTYGGMSRHGGGAFSGKDPTKVDRSGAYAARWVAKNVVAAGLADRCEVQVAYAIGVAEPVSVLVETFGTGRIAEEQIAKAVTEVFDLRPAAIIHHLDLRRPIYKQTAAYGHFGRPDLDLPWERLDRVEAIRQATSYDGEQMRVPNFAR